A portion of the Hylaeus volcanicus isolate JK05 unplaced genomic scaffold, UHH_iyHylVolc1.0_haploid 12237, whole genome shotgun sequence genome contains these proteins:
- the LOC128883737 gene encoding uncharacterized protein LOC128883737 isoform X2 — protein MMTETSEEKTQVEDSVISSENKECETIEKENCTNNENKEEEEINKDLYSFKDKILNVEKQEEPSDVKETVNNLTITKDIANEKEKNTSSQNIKNDTCLETKITNTNRVSRLKVSGILEIVHLDENELMENVFEATVLPADMKLIKNAGRKRLDTYVGTRASSLLPLQMSGTELSLIKTSKTMSSLTRMQPSNPRTSVKTSEFGKETYKTYSKKKPHVSSFKMTTFEKIEFDNARKLLNDKLKKQTNLSKGITISSDTTKPPSVPNVKGNAVPVKKKSGIPDTLKTKETLFNKKNGQEKIQSMKTANFNRQVSLEFHRWPSGEARKNFFTEGIFKQQTTMETVSSKKSNPSLAKSEMNTLLHSGSSSLRVQSHKSFKKILHKNPFYLQSLLKTKKVVQNKDSPQPLLSHKSLLASSIENRRMQQIPPFEDRRYSLGRYTSSHRHLLISEKHSESSNKTQLSDTHLLLKDSYLKKNANGGVELLIKKKHAIQMPKLNVKKLEFSSPASAPSSLTRKHFGLSNASPSQSMPREDKHRYRLGLKKKKSSKQKNVVTSIGPSGKLSMTSKANVLMKTEMGANLINRRLPNVHLSPGEKSLQSLNQAFLNLSTKTRGNEKTFSLPETVHSKALGSFIQREHPCLTILHQEGDVLNSYVHVAHKDSLGDENDSVLGSKVNQFQAKDSSLSEKNVCTNCSSTIPQKSHSKQVSFHTNQDDLTEESPSIRSKRKRHPHACRYSDTMHQQSPSALQHTNTFLPPLTSPEFKINIQPHQPRDAASPSTHVSHKDTPSFTMPQFLYKNQLNWSRAPHVEKAEAHTLDLNSFKEKKKDRPIDLNLSDFTESRASGTPISSVNVCQRCCFHPFKPC, from the exons atgatgACAGAGACAAGCGAAGAAAAGACCCAGGTTGAAGATAGCGTAATATCAA GTGAAAATAAAGAGTGCGAGACAATTGAAAAAGAGAATTGTACTAACAATGAGAataaggaagaagaagaaataaacaagGACTTATACTCTTTTAAGGACAAGattttaaatgttgaaaaacag GAAGAGCCAAGCGACGTGAAAGAAACAGTAAATAATTTGACTATAACGAAGGATATTGCAAacgagaaggaaaaaaatacttctagtcaaaatattaaaaatgacacATGTTTGGAAACTAAAATAACAAACACAAACCGTGTTTCACGCTTAAAAGTTTCTGGCATTCTTGAAATAGTTCATTtagatgaaaatgaattaatggAAAATGTCTTTGAAGCAACAGTCCTTCCAGCAG ATATGAAACTTATAAAAAACGCAGGGCGCAAACGTTTAGACACCTATGTTGGCACTCGGGCGTCAAGTCTTCTACCTTTACAGATGAGTGGAACGGAACTCTCATTGATAAAAACAAGCAAAACAATGAGTTCCCTGACGCGTATGCAGCCAAGTAACCCAAGAACTTCAGTGAAAACAAGTGAATTTGGTAAGGAGACTTATAAAAcatattcgaaaaaaaagCCACATGTGTCTTCATTTAAAATGAcaacttttgaaaaaatcgaattcgACAATGCCAGAAAACTGTTGAACGACAAGTTAAAAAAGCAGACGAATTTATCAAAGGGAATAACAATCAGTAGTGATACTACGAAACCTCCTAGTGTACCAAATGTTAAAGGGAATGCAGTCCCTGTTAAGAAAAAGAGTGGGATTCCAGATacattgaaaacaaaagaaaccttatttaataaaaaaaatggacaagaaaaaatacaatcaaTGAAAACTGCGAACTTTAATCGTCAAGTTTCACTAGAGTTTCATAGATGGCCGTCGGGAGAAGCtcgaaaaaatttttttacagaagGTATTTTCAAACAACAAACTACAATGGAAACAGTTTCATCCAAAAAATCAAATCCATCGCTAGCGAAATCTGAAATGAATACTTTATTACATAGTGGATCATCGTCTCTTCGTGTGCAAAGTCacaaatcttttaaaaaaattcttcataaaAACCCATTTTATCTTCAATCTTTACTTAAGAcaaaaaaagttgttcaaaacaAGGATTCACCGCAGCCTCTATTAAGTCACAAATCTTTGCTTGCTTCTAGTATAGAGAATAGAAGAATGCAACAGATTCCTCCATTTGAGG ATAGAAGGTATTCATTGGGTCGATACACTTCATCACACCGCCATCTTTTAATATCTGAAAAACACTCGGAAAGTTCAA ACAAAACCCAGCTAAGCGACACTCATTTACTTTTAAAggattcttatttaaaaaagaacg CAAATGGAGGAGTCGAGttgcttataaaaaaaaaacacgctATTCAAATGCCTAAgcttaatgtaaaaaaattagaattttcatcACCTGCCTCTGCACCATCAAGCTTGACTCGAAAACATTTCGGTCTATCAAATGCGTCTCCATCACAATCAATGCCAAGAGAAGATAAACATCGATACCGACTtggattaaaaaagaaaaaaagttctaaacaaaaaaacgtCGTGACGAGCATTGGTCCATCAGGAAAATTGTCTATGACTTCGAAAGCAaatgttttaatgaaaaccGAAATGGGTGCAAATTTGATAAATCGCAGGTTACCTAACGTGCACCTTTCACCGGGTGAAAAAAGTCTACAGTCATTAAACCAAGCTTTCTTGAACCTTTCTACAAAGACACGCGGTAATGAAAAGACTTTCTCTTTACCAGAAACAGTACATTCCAAGGCGCTGGGCTCTTTTATTCAAAGGGAACACCCGTGCTTAACAATTTTGCACCAAGAAGGGGATGTCTTAAACAGCTATGTTCATGTAGCTCATAAGGATTCATTAGGCGACGAAAATGATAGTGTGCTAGGAAGTAAAGTCAATCAATTCCAAGCAAAAGACTCATCACTGtcggaaaaaaatgtttgtacgAATTGTTCTTCAACAATTCCACAAAAGAGTCATTCTAAACAAGTCAGTTTCCACACCAATCAAGATGACCTAACAGAGGAGAGTCCAAGTATAcgttcaaaaagaaaaagacatcCACACGCATGCCGTTACTCTGATACGATGCATCAGCAAAGTCCTTCAGCACTTCAACACACAAACACTTTCCTTCCACCCCTCACATCACCCGAATTCAAA ATAAATATACAACCTCATCAACCTAGAGATGCAGCTTCACCTTCCACTCACGTTTCCCACAAAGATACGCCCAGTTTCACAATGCCTCAATTCCTGTACAAAAACCAACTCAACTGGTCTCGCGCACCACATGTCGAAAAAGCTGAAGCACACACATTGgatttaaatagttttaaagaaaagaaaaaggacaGACCTATTGATTTAAATTTGAGCGATTTCACCGAATCCCGAGCATCAGGAACACCGATTTCAAGTGTGAATGTATGCCAGCGATGTTGTTTTCATCCGTTCAAGCCTTGTTAA
- the LOC128883737 gene encoding uncharacterized protein LOC128883737 isoform X1, with amino-acid sequence MMTETSEEKTQVEDSVISSENKECETIEKENCTNNENKEEEEINKDLYSFKDKILNVEKQEEPSDVKETVNNLTITKDIANEKEKNTSSQNIKNDTCLETKITNTNRVSRLKVSGILEIVHLDENELMENVFEATVLPADMKLIKNAGRKRLDTYVGTRASSLLPLQMSGTELSLIKTSKTMSSLTRMQPSNPRTSVKTSEFGKETYKTYSKKKPHVSSFKMTTFEKIEFDNARKLLNDKLKKQTNLSKGITISSDTTKPPSVPNVKGNAVPVKKKSGIPDTLKTKETLFNKKNGQEKIQSMKTANFNRQVSLEFHRWPSGEARKNFFTEGIFKQQTTMETVSSKKSNPSLAKSEMNTLLHSGSSSLRVQSHKSFKKILHKNPFYLQSLLKTKKVVQNKDSPQPLLSHKSLLASSIENRRMQQIPPFEGIHRNASSHKKKKLVTDRRYSLGRYTSSHRHLLISEKHSESSNKTQLSDTHLLLKDSYLKKNANGGVELLIKKKHAIQMPKLNVKKLEFSSPASAPSSLTRKHFGLSNASPSQSMPREDKHRYRLGLKKKKSSKQKNVVTSIGPSGKLSMTSKANVLMKTEMGANLINRRLPNVHLSPGEKSLQSLNQAFLNLSTKTRGNEKTFSLPETVHSKALGSFIQREHPCLTILHQEGDVLNSYVHVAHKDSLGDENDSVLGSKVNQFQAKDSSLSEKNVCTNCSSTIPQKSHSKQVSFHTNQDDLTEESPSIRSKRKRHPHACRYSDTMHQQSPSALQHTNTFLPPLTSPEFKINIQPHQPRDAASPSTHVSHKDTPSFTMPQFLYKNQLNWSRAPHVEKAEAHTLDLNSFKEKKKDRPIDLNLSDFTESRASGTPISSVNVCQRCCFHPFKPC; translated from the exons atgatgACAGAGACAAGCGAAGAAAAGACCCAGGTTGAAGATAGCGTAATATCAA GTGAAAATAAAGAGTGCGAGACAATTGAAAAAGAGAATTGTACTAACAATGAGAataaggaagaagaagaaataaacaagGACTTATACTCTTTTAAGGACAAGattttaaatgttgaaaaacag GAAGAGCCAAGCGACGTGAAAGAAACAGTAAATAATTTGACTATAACGAAGGATATTGCAAacgagaaggaaaaaaatacttctagtcaaaatattaaaaatgacacATGTTTGGAAACTAAAATAACAAACACAAACCGTGTTTCACGCTTAAAAGTTTCTGGCATTCTTGAAATAGTTCATTtagatgaaaatgaattaatggAAAATGTCTTTGAAGCAACAGTCCTTCCAGCAG ATATGAAACTTATAAAAAACGCAGGGCGCAAACGTTTAGACACCTATGTTGGCACTCGGGCGTCAAGTCTTCTACCTTTACAGATGAGTGGAACGGAACTCTCATTGATAAAAACAAGCAAAACAATGAGTTCCCTGACGCGTATGCAGCCAAGTAACCCAAGAACTTCAGTGAAAACAAGTGAATTTGGTAAGGAGACTTATAAAAcatattcgaaaaaaaagCCACATGTGTCTTCATTTAAAATGAcaacttttgaaaaaatcgaattcgACAATGCCAGAAAACTGTTGAACGACAAGTTAAAAAAGCAGACGAATTTATCAAAGGGAATAACAATCAGTAGTGATACTACGAAACCTCCTAGTGTACCAAATGTTAAAGGGAATGCAGTCCCTGTTAAGAAAAAGAGTGGGATTCCAGATacattgaaaacaaaagaaaccttatttaataaaaaaaatggacaagaaaaaatacaatcaaTGAAAACTGCGAACTTTAATCGTCAAGTTTCACTAGAGTTTCATAGATGGCCGTCGGGAGAAGCtcgaaaaaatttttttacagaagGTATTTTCAAACAACAAACTACAATGGAAACAGTTTCATCCAAAAAATCAAATCCATCGCTAGCGAAATCTGAAATGAATACTTTATTACATAGTGGATCATCGTCTCTTCGTGTGCAAAGTCacaaatcttttaaaaaaattcttcataaaAACCCATTTTATCTTCAATCTTTACTTAAGAcaaaaaaagttgttcaaaacaAGGATTCACCGCAGCCTCTATTAAGTCACAAATCTTTGCTTGCTTCTAGTATAGAGAATAGAAGAATGCAACAGATTCCTCCATTTGAGGGTATTCATAGAAATGCTTcttctcataaaaaaaaaaagcttgttACAGATAGAAGGTATTCATTGGGTCGATACACTTCATCACACCGCCATCTTTTAATATCTGAAAAACACTCGGAAAGTTCAA ACAAAACCCAGCTAAGCGACACTCATTTACTTTTAAAggattcttatttaaaaaagaacg CAAATGGAGGAGTCGAGttgcttataaaaaaaaaacacgctATTCAAATGCCTAAgcttaatgtaaaaaaattagaattttcatcACCTGCCTCTGCACCATCAAGCTTGACTCGAAAACATTTCGGTCTATCAAATGCGTCTCCATCACAATCAATGCCAAGAGAAGATAAACATCGATACCGACTtggattaaaaaagaaaaaaagttctaaacaaaaaaacgtCGTGACGAGCATTGGTCCATCAGGAAAATTGTCTATGACTTCGAAAGCAaatgttttaatgaaaaccGAAATGGGTGCAAATTTGATAAATCGCAGGTTACCTAACGTGCACCTTTCACCGGGTGAAAAAAGTCTACAGTCATTAAACCAAGCTTTCTTGAACCTTTCTACAAAGACACGCGGTAATGAAAAGACTTTCTCTTTACCAGAAACAGTACATTCCAAGGCGCTGGGCTCTTTTATTCAAAGGGAACACCCGTGCTTAACAATTTTGCACCAAGAAGGGGATGTCTTAAACAGCTATGTTCATGTAGCTCATAAGGATTCATTAGGCGACGAAAATGATAGTGTGCTAGGAAGTAAAGTCAATCAATTCCAAGCAAAAGACTCATCACTGtcggaaaaaaatgtttgtacgAATTGTTCTTCAACAATTCCACAAAAGAGTCATTCTAAACAAGTCAGTTTCCACACCAATCAAGATGACCTAACAGAGGAGAGTCCAAGTATAcgttcaaaaagaaaaagacatcCACACGCATGCCGTTACTCTGATACGATGCATCAGCAAAGTCCTTCAGCACTTCAACACACAAACACTTTCCTTCCACCCCTCACATCACCCGAATTCAAA ATAAATATACAACCTCATCAACCTAGAGATGCAGCTTCACCTTCCACTCACGTTTCCCACAAAGATACGCCCAGTTTCACAATGCCTCAATTCCTGTACAAAAACCAACTCAACTGGTCTCGCGCACCACATGTCGAAAAAGCTGAAGCACACACATTGgatttaaatagttttaaagaaaagaaaaaggacaGACCTATTGATTTAAATTTGAGCGATTTCACCGAATCCCGAGCATCAGGAACACCGATTTCAAGTGTGAATGTATGCCAGCGATGTTGTTTTCATCCGTTCAAGCCTTGTTAA
- the LOC128883739 gene encoding dnaJ homolog subfamily C member 21-like isoform X1, giving the protein MKCYYQVLGVEKNATSDQIKKAFKEMALKWHPDKNPNNTKEVQNMFISIQEAYETLSDPEERAWYDSHRSQILQEPLTTQGTSVDPLFQRVNLYNCFRKTYFDGYADKVDGKPNKNNFFSMYTNVFKIIVEIELKDSENPKTNDYNAFLNAPSFGDSFSKLSSMQTFYTFWSQFSSQRSFQYANKWDCPNACNRAMRRQWEAENKTLRLNAKKELNITVRALCSWLKKKDPRLVQAWIENAEKTRENRRSGLVQKRTENVSQEDNRLLQRKLELERWERLKVEKAEALKNRSQTFLDECEMSSESFQSDSQSDVTGTMKPKKNVIIYYVCEPCHRHFRSKAQYSCHEKSKKHKKTIQSLYEEINHHYDNTSVPCAEVNKDIIISDASEGEINNSKTNDLHTNKQDDVSLTFDVLSESVTSLNDDDSFTDQLLNLRLSRKKGISDSYSGSEEGNVFCAPESPKHTRVVDNALPRKHSKKKVVNRSSNASTLTEHVCGTCQAKFLSKNKLFCHLRSENHVQVLPTKFLNEKRVKSKKKKI; this is encoded by the exons ATGAAGTGCTATTATCAGGTTCTAGGTGTTGAAAAAAATGCAACTTctgatcaaattaaaaaagctTTTAAAGAAATGGCTCTTAAATGGCACCCAGATAAGAATCCGAACAATACAAAGGAAGTTCAAAATATGTTCATAAGCATTCAAGAAGCTTATGAGACGCTTTCAGATCCAGAAGAACGTGCTTGGTATGACAGCCATCGTTCGCAAATTTTACAAGAACCACTAACTACTCAGGGAACCAGTGTAGATCCATTGTTTCAACGCGTCAATCTTTATAACTGTTTCCGAAAAACTTATTTTGACGGTTATGCTGATAAAGTGGATGGCAAACCCaacaagaataattttttctcgaTGTACACTAATGTTTTCAAAATCATTGTAGAAATTGAACTAAAGGATTCCGAAAATCCTAAAACCAATGATTACAACGCTTTTTTAAATGCACCATCTTTTGGTGATTCATTTTCTAAACTATCTTCGATGCAaactttttatactttttgGAGTCAATTTTCAAGTCAACGTTCCTTCCAATATGCAAACAAATGGGATTGTCCTAATGCTTGTAATCGAGCGATGAGACGTCAATGGGaagcagaaaataaaacattacgTTTGAACGCGAAAAAAGAACTTAATATAACGGTACGTGCATTATGTTCCtggttgaaaaaaaaagatccaCGTCTTGTTCAAGCATGGATTGAAAATGCGGAAAAAACACGAGAAAACAGACGGTCTGGTTTGGTTCAAAAACGTACTGAAAACGTAAGTCAAGAAGACAATCGCTTATTACAAAGAAAGCTTGAATTGGAAAGATGGGAACGcttaaaagtagaaaaagctGAAGCATTGAAGAATCGTTCACAAACCTTTTTAGATGAGTGTGAAATGAGTTCAGAAAGTTTTCAATCGGATTCACAAAGTGACGTTACTGGAACAATGAAACCTAAAAAAAACGTTATCATTTACTACGTATGTGAACCGTGTCATCGTCATTTTCGTAGTAAGGCACAGTATTCTTGTCATGAAAAATccaaaaaacataaaaaaactattcaATCGCTGTATGAGGAAATAAACCACCATTATGATAATACGAGTGTGCCATGTGCAGAGGTTAATAAAGACATTATTATTAGTG ATGCGTCAGAgggtgaaataaataattcgaaaactAACGACTTGCACACAAATAAACAAGATGACGTGAGCCTCACTTTTGACGTTTTAAGCGAAAGCGTCACCTCTTTAAATGACGACGATTCGTTCACAGATCAACTTTTGAATTTACGATTATCTCGAAAAAAGGGTATATCTGACTCGTACTCAGGTAGTGAAGAGGGGAATGTCTTTTGTGCCCCTGAGTCACCCAAACACACCAGGGTGGTAGACAATGCTCTACCTagaaaacattcaaaaaagaaagtagTAAACCGTAGTTCCAATGCCTCAACTCTCACTGAACATGTTTGTGGTACTTGTCAAGCCAAATTCCtatccaaaaataaattattttgtcatCTTCGCTCTGAAAATCACGTTCAAGTGTTGCCaaccaaatttttaaatgaaaagcgagtgaaatcgaaaaaaaaaaagatttaa
- the LOC128883739 gene encoding dnaJ homolog subfamily C member 21-like isoform X2 produces MKCYYQVLGVEKNATSDQIKKAFKEMALKWHPDKNPNNTKEVQNMFISIQEAYETLSDPEERAWYDSHRSQILQEPLTTQGTSVDPLFQRVNLYNCFRKTYFDGYADKVDGKPNKNNFFSMYTNVFKIIVEIELKDSENPKTNDYNAFLNAPSFGDSFSKLSSMQTFYTFWSQFSSQRSFQYANKWDCPNACNRAMRRQWEAENKTLRLNAKKELNITVRALCSWLKKKDPRLVQAWIENAEKTRENRRSGLVQKRTENVSQEDNRLLQRKLELERWERLKVEKAEALKNRSQTFLDECEMSSESFQSDSQSDVTGTMKPKKNVIIYYVCEPCHRHFRSKAQYSCHEKSKKHKKTIQSLYEEINHHYDNTSVPCAEVNKDIIISEGEINNSKTNDLHTNKQDDVSLTFDVLSESVTSLNDDDSFTDQLLNLRLSRKKGISDSYSGSEEGNVFCAPESPKHTRVVDNALPRKHSKKKVVNRSSNASTLTEHVCGTCQAKFLSKNKLFCHLRSENHVQVLPTKFLNEKRVKSKKKKI; encoded by the exons ATGAAGTGCTATTATCAGGTTCTAGGTGTTGAAAAAAATGCAACTTctgatcaaattaaaaaagctTTTAAAGAAATGGCTCTTAAATGGCACCCAGATAAGAATCCGAACAATACAAAGGAAGTTCAAAATATGTTCATAAGCATTCAAGAAGCTTATGAGACGCTTTCAGATCCAGAAGAACGTGCTTGGTATGACAGCCATCGTTCGCAAATTTTACAAGAACCACTAACTACTCAGGGAACCAGTGTAGATCCATTGTTTCAACGCGTCAATCTTTATAACTGTTTCCGAAAAACTTATTTTGACGGTTATGCTGATAAAGTGGATGGCAAACCCaacaagaataattttttctcgaTGTACACTAATGTTTTCAAAATCATTGTAGAAATTGAACTAAAGGATTCCGAAAATCCTAAAACCAATGATTACAACGCTTTTTTAAATGCACCATCTTTTGGTGATTCATTTTCTAAACTATCTTCGATGCAaactttttatactttttgGAGTCAATTTTCAAGTCAACGTTCCTTCCAATATGCAAACAAATGGGATTGTCCTAATGCTTGTAATCGAGCGATGAGACGTCAATGGGaagcagaaaataaaacattacgTTTGAACGCGAAAAAAGAACTTAATATAACGGTACGTGCATTATGTTCCtggttgaaaaaaaaagatccaCGTCTTGTTCAAGCATGGATTGAAAATGCGGAAAAAACACGAGAAAACAGACGGTCTGGTTTGGTTCAAAAACGTACTGAAAACGTAAGTCAAGAAGACAATCGCTTATTACAAAGAAAGCTTGAATTGGAAAGATGGGAACGcttaaaagtagaaaaagctGAAGCATTGAAGAATCGTTCACAAACCTTTTTAGATGAGTGTGAAATGAGTTCAGAAAGTTTTCAATCGGATTCACAAAGTGACGTTACTGGAACAATGAAACCTAAAAAAAACGTTATCATTTACTACGTATGTGAACCGTGTCATCGTCATTTTCGTAGTAAGGCACAGTATTCTTGTCATGAAAAATccaaaaaacataaaaaaactattcaATCGCTGTATGAGGAAATAAACCACCATTATGATAATACGAGTGTGCCATGTGCAGAGGTTAATAAAGACATTATTATTAGTG AgggtgaaataaataattcgaaaactAACGACTTGCACACAAATAAACAAGATGACGTGAGCCTCACTTTTGACGTTTTAAGCGAAAGCGTCACCTCTTTAAATGACGACGATTCGTTCACAGATCAACTTTTGAATTTACGATTATCTCGAAAAAAGGGTATATCTGACTCGTACTCAGGTAGTGAAGAGGGGAATGTCTTTTGTGCCCCTGAGTCACCCAAACACACCAGGGTGGTAGACAATGCTCTACCTagaaaacattcaaaaaagaaagtagTAAACCGTAGTTCCAATGCCTCAACTCTCACTGAACATGTTTGTGGTACTTGTCAAGCCAAATTCCtatccaaaaataaattattttgtcatCTTCGCTCTGAAAATCACGTTCAAGTGTTGCCaaccaaatttttaaatgaaaagcgagtgaaatcgaaaaaaaaaaagatttaa
- the LOC128883745 gene encoding uncharacterized protein LOC128883745, producing the protein MVRGNNVLPNVHFHKWWQRHVKTWFNQPARKNRRRLARQDKVAKNGTRPIGKLRPAVHPPTQRYNLKIRYGRGFTFDELKQVGISPKVAHTIGIAVDHRRKNRCEESLKCNADRLKDYLNRLVVFPKKNGSARKGVAGIPNDTLLENVKDAIVSKGVRIEDLMPLPKPFSAEIQMRAITPSEKEASVYQTLKNLRRPPKKEEEKKK; encoded by the exons ATGGTGAGAGGAAACAACGTTTTGCCAAATGTCCATTTTCACAAGTGGTGGCAGCGCCATGTCAAAACATGGTTTAATCAACCAGCTCGTAAAAATCGTAGAAGATTAGCCCGACAAGACAAAGTTGCAAAGAATGGCACTCGACCTATTGGAAAACTGAGACCAGCAGTACATCCTCCAACACAACggtataatttgaaaattcgttaCGGTCGAGGTTTCACTTTTGATGAATTAAAACAAGTTGGCATCTCTCCAAAAGTTGCACATACAATCGGTATAGCAGTGGATCATAGACGAAAGAATAGATGTGAAGAAAGTTTAAAGTGTAATGCCGACAG actCAAGGATTACTTAAATCGATTAGTTGTTTTCcctaaaaaaaatggaagtgCTCGTAAAGGTGTTGCTGGAATTCCGAATGACACTTtacttgaaaatgttaaagatgCCATAGTATCCAAGGGTGTTCGAATTGAGGATTTGATGCCATTACCAAAGCCTTTCTCAGCAGAAATTCAAATGCGTGCAATAACCCCGAGTGAAAAGGAAGCGTCAGTGTATCAAACACTAAAAAACCTACGTCGTCCACcaaaaaaagaggaagaaaaaaaaaagtag